Proteins from a genomic interval of Psychrobacter urativorans:
- a CDS encoding Ohr family peroxiredoxin, with amino-acid sequence MQTLYSTEAIVTGGRTGNASLKDSHLKIHMVAPGSDKEGNNPEQLFAMGYAACFDGALAAVKQVEKAKFDSTTHVSVDLLKGEGLDFQLAVKIHVVAENTALTADEFQALVEKANKVCPYSKATNGNIDSAVTSEVK; translated from the coding sequence ATGCAGACTCTATATTCTACTGAAGCGATAGTAACTGGCGGGCGTACGGGTAATGCTAGTCTTAAAGACAGCCATTTGAAGATTCATATGGTCGCACCTGGTTCTGATAAAGAAGGCAATAATCCAGAACAGTTATTTGCGATGGGCTATGCCGCTTGTTTCGATGGCGCACTTGCGGCGGTCAAACAAGTGGAAAAGGCAAAATTTGATTCTACAACCCATGTGTCGGTAGACTTACTAAAAGGAGAAGGTCTAGATTTTCAGTTGGCAGTGAAAATTCATGTGGTTGCAGAAAATACAGCACTGACAGCGGATGAGTTTCAAGCGTTAGTCGAAAAAGCCAATAAAGTCTGCCCATATTCTAAAGCTACCAACGGTAATATCGATAGTGCAGTGACCTCAGAGGTCAAGTAA
- a CDS encoding peptide chain release factor 3: MSADTKVSTSKLSATKLAREVAKRRTFAIISHPDAGKTTMTEKLLLWGKAIQVVGEVKGRKTDRHATSDWMSMEQERGISITTSVMQFPYQEHIVNLLDTPGHADFSEDTYRTLTAVDSALMMVDGAKGVEERTIKLMEVCRMRDTPIISFVNKLDRQIREPLELLSEIEAVLKIKCIPLTWPIGMGQDFVGVYHLTENKTYMYQKGHGGEIVELETRDGYDYPDIRERLGALMFASFEESLELVQMALEEFSVEAFLAGEMTPVLFGTALGNFGVNMVLDTLVKYSPPPKSHATNEREIAATETNFTGFVFKIQANMDPRHRDRIAFLRVCSGKYEKGMKMKHVRLGKDVRIADALTFLAGDREALEEAYPGDIIGLHNHGTISIGDSFTEGEELNFTGIPHFAPELFRRVVLRDPLKSKALQKGLQQLSEEGATQVFMPQINNDLVLGAIGVLQFEVVAHRLKEEYKVQCTFEPVSIATVRWIHCDDEVALAKFKRKAHDQLSLDGGGYLTYLAPSRVNLQLMQERYPEVTFSNTREH, translated from the coding sequence ATGAGCGCAGATACTAAAGTTTCAACAAGCAAGCTCTCAGCTACCAAGCTTGCCCGTGAGGTTGCCAAACGTCGCACCTTTGCCATCATCTCGCATCCCGATGCCGGTAAAACAACGATGACCGAAAAGCTCCTATTATGGGGTAAAGCGATTCAGGTCGTGGGCGAGGTCAAAGGTCGCAAGACGGATCGTCATGCGACCTCAGATTGGATGAGCATGGAGCAAGAGCGCGGTATTTCTATCACCACCTCTGTCATGCAGTTCCCATATCAAGAGCACATTGTTAACCTACTGGACACGCCCGGTCACGCCGACTTTAGTGAAGATACTTATCGCACCTTAACGGCTGTCGATAGTGCGCTGATGATGGTTGATGGCGCAAAAGGCGTTGAAGAACGTACCATCAAGCTGATGGAAGTTTGTCGGATGCGTGATACGCCCATTATCTCGTTTGTTAATAAATTGGATCGCCAAATCCGTGAGCCACTTGAATTACTGAGTGAGATTGAAGCGGTACTGAAAATTAAATGTATCCCTCTAACGTGGCCCATTGGTATGGGGCAAGATTTCGTTGGGGTTTATCATTTAACCGAAAATAAAACTTATATGTATCAAAAAGGTCATGGCGGTGAGATTGTCGAGCTTGAGACTCGTGATGGCTATGATTATCCTGATATTCGCGAGCGTTTGGGCGCGTTGATGTTTGCTTCATTTGAAGAGTCGCTTGAGCTGGTACAAATGGCGCTTGAGGAATTTAGTGTTGAAGCATTTTTGGCAGGCGAGATGACACCGGTATTATTTGGTACGGCACTGGGTAATTTTGGCGTTAATATGGTACTGGACACACTGGTTAAATATTCGCCCCCACCAAAATCTCATGCGACCAATGAGCGCGAGATTGCAGCGACTGAGACTAATTTTACGGGCTTTGTGTTTAAGATTCAGGCGAATATGGATCCGCGACATCGTGACCGTATTGCGTTCTTGCGTGTGTGCTCAGGCAAGTACGAAAAAGGTATGAAAATGAAGCACGTGCGTTTGGGTAAAGACGTGCGTATTGCCGATGCGTTGACCTTTTTAGCAGGCGACCGCGAAGCGCTAGAAGAAGCTTATCCGGGCGATATTATTGGTTTACATAACCACGGTACGATTTCGATTGGTGACAGCTTTACTGAAGGCGAAGAATTAAACTTCACGGGTATTCCGCACTTTGCCCCTGAACTTTTCCGCCGTGTAGTATTACGTGATCCACTTAAGTCCAAAGCCTTACAAAAAGGTTTACAGCAGCTCAGTGAAGAGGGTGCTACGCAGGTCTTTATGCCGCAGATTAACAATGATTTAGTCCTAGGTGCAATTGGCGTACTACAGTTCGAAGTGGTGGCGCATCGTCTGAAAGAAGAGTACAAAGTGCAATGTACGTTTGAGCCAGTTTCTATCGCAACGGTACGTTGGATTCACTGTGATGATGAAGTGGCTTTAGCGAAGTTTAAACGTAAAGCCCATGACCAATTATCGCTTGATGGTGGTGGCTATCTGACGTATTTAGCGCCGTCACGGGTGAATTTACAGTTGATGCAAGAGCGCTATCCAGAAGTGACGTTTAGTAATACTCGTGAGCACTAA
- a CDS encoding RsiV family protein yields the protein MTTLNPLAINKPFMTQQTSAIYNRSRLLSLLVSGVLLGAASLSANASTLISSTDYLDYSVPKNIQERCVERDNCPNIEVHYLKTNRGWMNKITNARINNLVINSKPSESKPSKATGDAKVVKAAIDGFVASQFADIPDDSVFVYQLMVKPDYLGHVDNFEMFEISSYVFTGGAHGMPYSEYLIFDPSTKKQVRLDDMLQTGKKPRFKALAYEAYKTWVKTVDEDLNSYEKNWPFTLDDNVTLTDKGIDVRYQHYAIGPYAYGMPVLSIPYSKLSGVIKPHFMPK from the coding sequence ATGACAACTTTGAATCCACTAGCTATCAATAAGCCGTTTATGACTCAGCAGACAAGTGCTATATACAATCGTTCGCGCTTATTGTCGCTGCTCGTAAGTGGCGTGTTACTTGGAGCGGCAAGCTTATCAGCAAATGCCAGTACGCTCATCAGCAGTACCGACTATCTTGATTATAGCGTGCCCAAAAATATTCAAGAACGCTGTGTTGAACGCGATAATTGTCCAAATATTGAGGTTCATTATCTTAAAACCAATCGAGGTTGGATGAATAAAATAACCAATGCACGTATCAATAATTTAGTGATTAATAGCAAGCCTTCTGAGTCTAAACCCAGTAAAGCGACTGGCGATGCCAAGGTCGTTAAAGCTGCCATTGATGGTTTTGTTGCATCACAATTTGCTGACATACCGGATGACAGCGTCTTTGTTTATCAATTGATGGTCAAACCTGACTATTTAGGTCATGTTGATAACTTTGAGATGTTCGAAATTAGCTCTTACGTCTTTACTGGCGGCGCTCATGGTATGCCTTATAGCGAATACTTGATATTTGACCCGAGCACCAAAAAGCAAGTACGGTTAGATGATATGCTACAAACCGGCAAAAAACCTCGCTTTAAAGCGCTCGCTTATGAGGCTTATAAAACGTGGGTAAAAACCGTGGATGAAGATCTCAACAGCTATGAAAAAAATTGGCCTTTTACCCTCGATGACAATGTCACCTTAACGGATAAAGGCATTGATGTTCGCTATCAGCATTATGCCATTGGTCCATACGCTTACGGTATGCCTGTGTTGAGCATTCCTTATAGCAAGCTGAGTGGCGTCATTAAACCGCATTTTATGCCTAAATAA
- a CDS encoding FHA domain-containing protein, with translation MSNVNEHDKITAATNTADTKATSSEASNLEADIWQLNALTEALGDLSLTVIDSLSVGRGNDNDVVLGSKQVSRNHALLSVLNGKLYVKDLGSSNGTFINDDRVEDNKSKHLKADDTVGFASFAFKVTMAIAPTDSQPSIAEDASVVAAADTLVTEPEASAHVDTDTDTDTDLTYIGAIDTGVITNENVHTEVVNAEVVDSEDVDSSVLDATIMDAEITDAEVIDAEVIEDIAPSTATVEKEVEGKELEDKELESFEDFTTDAVTPDTVAEPEELLAAQPSVSSPVEPIVVEETVLDNNGLHDDVVDNTTAEEAVIHPDNAEHVVSEAVVSEAVVSDDVVSDDVVSDDVVSEDVVSEDVVIENTTAAVVENTIVKETIIEDVLFAAESQEHTPVAVEIEKPVTQEPALQQDSVVTPEHDKTTKTELQEEADPDVLRAKQAATGQLSGTANLVQTHDISTQDNKEIEQSVTNPANSGYVEKKSSGGWFIWVFIAIIIIGLALWLFNMGAA, from the coding sequence ATGAGTAACGTAAATGAGCATGACAAGATAACGGCTGCAACGAACACTGCGGATACCAAAGCTACCAGTTCAGAAGCTAGTAATTTAGAGGCTGATATTTGGCAACTGAATGCTTTAACAGAAGCATTGGGCGACTTAAGCTTGACCGTCATTGATAGCTTGTCAGTGGGGCGTGGTAACGACAATGATGTGGTACTGGGCAGTAAACAAGTCTCCCGCAATCACGCGTTATTAAGCGTTTTAAACGGCAAGCTATATGTAAAAGATTTAGGCTCATCAAATGGTACTTTTATTAATGATGATCGTGTTGAGGATAACAAGTCTAAACATCTAAAAGCTGATGATACCGTGGGCTTTGCAAGTTTTGCTTTTAAAGTAACGATGGCAATAGCACCTACGGATAGTCAGCCATCTATAGCAGAAGATGCCAGCGTAGTCGCTGCTGCGGATACGCTAGTAACCGAGCCTGAAGCGTCTGCTCACGTTGATACTGATACTGATACTGATACTGATTTAACGTATATCGGCGCTATTGATACAGGCGTTATCACAAATGAAAACGTTCACACTGAAGTAGTTAACGCTGAAGTCGTGGATAGTGAAGATGTAGATTCTAGTGTGCTTGATGCTACTATCATGGATGCTGAGATTACTGATGCGGAAGTTATTGATGCTGAAGTTATTGAAGATATAGCACCTTCTACTGCAACTGTAGAAAAAGAAGTAGAAGGTAAAGAACTAGAAGATAAAGAGCTAGAAAGCTTTGAGGATTTCACCACCGATGCCGTCACGCCAGATACTGTTGCTGAACCCGAAGAGCTATTAGCAGCTCAGCCTAGTGTCTCTTCGCCAGTAGAACCCATTGTCGTAGAAGAAACGGTATTAGATAACAATGGCTTACATGATGACGTTGTAGATAATACTACGGCAGAAGAAGCGGTTATTCATCCTGACAATGCAGAGCATGTTGTGAGTGAGGCTGTTGTGAGTGAGGCTGTTGTAAGTGATGATGTTGTAAGTGATGATGTTGTAAGTGACGATGTGGTAAGTGAGGATGTGGTAAGTGAGGATGTTGTAATTGAAAATACAACTGCAGCAGTAGTTGAAAATACTATCGTCAAAGAAACCATCATTGAAGACGTGTTATTCGCTGCTGAGAGCCAAGAGCATACGCCTGTAGCAGTAGAAATAGAGAAACCTGTTACTCAAGAGCCAGCGCTGCAGCAGGACTCAGTTGTCACTCCAGAACACGATAAAACAACTAAGACGGAATTACAAGAAGAAGCCGATCCCGACGTATTACGTGCCAAACAAGCGGCAACAGGGCAACTCTCAGGCACGGCTAATTTAGTGCAAACTCATGATATCAGCACTCAAGATAATAAGGAGATAGAGCAGTCTGTCACGAACCCTGCCAATAGCGGATACGTAGAGAAAAAATCCAGTGGCGGTTGGTTTATTTGGGTATTTATTGCCATTATCATTATTGGTTTAGCTTTGTGGCTGTTTAATATGGGCGCGGCTTAA
- a CDS encoding anthranilate synthase component I family protein — protein sequence MMTFEEYQAFKDQGFSHVPLIKKRLMDVQTPVSVFSKVRDLSGSAYLFESVVGGERWARYSMIGLGSDLILQYADGMMTLKKDDCIDIDAVADPFDYLRKLMASYKMPTVDEVPALPSFSGGLIGYFGYDMVRVIEPSVGLSDAPNPMSLPDMWLMLSMSVIVFDSLENTLSIIVYADCHNDDGYGAAIRELQKIEDKLAEMPDLSAPIMPTPKFESQTGQEKYCSDVNKIKDYILAGDVMQVVPAQRLTADYTGDSLAVYRALRFLNPSPYLFLVHGYTLDDHKRFDIIGASPEILSRIENGKVTVRPLAGTRQRGHDEAEDLALEQELLSDKKEIAEHLMLIDLGRNDIGRVCEYGSVKVTEKMFIERYSQVMHIASNVEGTVLPDKDALDVFCATFPAGTLSGAPKIRAMQIIDEVEPVRRTVFGGSVGYLGWHGNMDTAIAIRTAVMRRGKIHIQAGAGVVADSIPEAEWDETNKKALALVKAVKMACDGLRIR from the coding sequence ATGATGACTTTTGAAGAATATCAAGCTTTTAAAGACCAAGGCTTTAGCCATGTGCCCCTGATTAAAAAACGTCTGATGGACGTGCAAACCCCTGTTTCTGTATTTTCCAAAGTACGAGATTTAAGTGGTTCGGCGTATCTATTTGAATCGGTCGTAGGCGGTGAGCGTTGGGCGCGCTATTCAATGATTGGACTGGGTAGCGATCTCATTTTGCAATACGCTGATGGCATGATGACCCTTAAAAAAGACGATTGCATTGATATCGATGCTGTTGCGGATCCCTTTGATTATCTGCGCAAGTTAATGGCAAGTTATAAGATGCCCACGGTAGATGAGGTGCCCGCATTGCCCAGCTTTAGTGGCGGGCTAATCGGCTATTTTGGCTATGATATGGTGCGCGTTATCGAGCCAAGCGTTGGCTTATCTGATGCACCCAATCCGATGTCATTACCCGATATGTGGTTGATGTTATCCATGAGTGTGATTGTGTTTGATAGTCTAGAAAACACCTTATCTATTATTGTTTATGCGGACTGTCATAACGACGATGGTTATGGCGCCGCTATTCGTGAGCTACAAAAAATTGAAGATAAACTGGCGGAAATGCCTGATTTAAGCGCGCCAATCATGCCAACGCCTAAGTTCGAATCACAAACAGGACAGGAAAAATACTGCTCTGATGTCAATAAAATTAAAGATTATATCTTAGCAGGGGACGTGATGCAGGTAGTGCCTGCGCAGCGTTTAACGGCTGATTATACCGGTGACTCGCTTGCCGTCTATCGTGCATTACGATTTTTAAATCCATCACCTTATCTGTTTTTAGTGCATGGTTACACCCTTGATGATCACAAGCGCTTTGATATCATTGGCGCGTCTCCCGAGATTTTATCTCGTATTGAAAACGGTAAAGTGACCGTGCGCCCATTAGCCGGTACGCGCCAACGTGGTCACGATGAAGCCGAAGATTTAGCGCTAGAGCAAGAACTGCTATCTGATAAAAAAGAAATTGCGGAACATCTGATGCTGATTGATTTAGGACGCAACGATATTGGTCGTGTGTGCGAGTACGGTAGCGTCAAAGTCACCGAAAAAATGTTTATTGAACGCTATTCACAAGTGATGCATATCGCCTCTAATGTGGAAGGCACCGTACTGCCCGATAAAGATGCGTTAGACGTCTTTTGTGCCACGTTCCCTGCCGGTACACTATCAGGCGCGCCCAAAATCCGTGCCATGCAAATTATTGATGAAGTAGAGCCGGTTCGTCGTACCGTATTTGGTGGCTCAGTTGGCTACCTCGGCTGGCATGGCAACATGGATACCGCTATTGCTATCCGCACAGCAGTCATGCGCCGTGGCAAGATACATATTCAAGCCGGTGCCGGTGTGGTCGCTGATTCGATACCAGAAGCAGAATGGGATGAAACCAATAAAAAAGCCTTAGCACTCGTTAAAGCAGTAAAAATGGCTTGTGATGGGCTACGTATTCGCTAA